Part of the Cervus elaphus chromosome 18, mCerEla1.1, whole genome shotgun sequence genome is shown below.
ATACATTTGGTTTCATTTTGAATTGGTTCTCTGGATGttatatgtgtttttgtttttttaaggctgattttgttttgttgttatagTTAATTAGAGATAAATATTGGGGGAAAATGTAGTATTCAGCACACCAGCATGATTATTTCCACTTTCTGAGTCAAGTCCTGAAGACATTTCTCTTCCCCCGACCCGCCCCCCCACAAACAGAGCCTGGCATTTCGACATCAGATATTCTGTCTTGGATTAAACAAGAGGAAGAGACCCAGGTTGGTGCTCCGCAGGAGCCCAAGGAGAGTGACATGTGCAAAGGCAACTATGCTGGTGAGTACTGAGCCTCCCAGACCCAGAGTATGGCAAGACCACCGAGTAGAAACCGCAGGGGAAGTGGGGTTGTGGAGGCAAGGAAGTGGGTGAGGAATGAGAAACGGGGCGGGAGGGGAGGCTTGTTCAAGTaagaaatgaaactgaaatccaACTAAGATAAATTTTAAGTGAGAAAACACACTCTTAAGTGTGAAGACAAATTAGAATtgtcagaggaagaaaaggaagtacACGCGGATGAAAAGTATGAGGGTAGAGGAGGGCAGAAGAACATTGGAGGATCGCGTAGAGAGGACCAAAGCGGGAGGGGGTAGGGGAGACAAGCTGAGGCACAATTGAGGGTGTCAGTGAGGAGCTCTCCCTAAGGACAAAACCAGGACGGGAGAACCACCTGTCTTCTAAGACACTTAGCGGCGTCTGTATTTTGCCATCTGAACAGAAGAGAATCTCAAGGTCAGGGGAGACACAATGGTTCATGCAACTGAATGCAACCTATTAATCTTCTGTGCTCTGCTCAGaccctggaaaataaaaattaaaagagaaaaagagtttCTGCTCTTCCATAAGTTTTGTTGGAGGGACACATTGCAGTACTAGGCATGCCTATTATTAAACGTCAAGGGTGTGTGGGATGGATGACTTATACACAAGAAATAAGGAGTCTGGAGGACATTCCATCAGTTATCCTTTAGGTATTTAGATAAAGCCTGAGAAGACGTGACGCTGGAACTGGCCTTAGAAAACCGGTACCAAGTGCTTGGGTGTAACCTGGGAAGCTGGGAATGGAGGGGTGCATTCTACCGAAGGAGGGCAGGGTGAGCAAAGACACAGGAGCAGAAATGTGTGCTGTATTTTCCAAAAGATAAAGGGACAGAGAGCTATATTGAGGGGTTTATATCTGATGGAGTAAGGAGGAACAGGATTAGATAAAAAGATGATTTTAGGCCTGGTCACAACAGGCAACAGAGAACACCTGAGTGTGTGCGCCAGGACACTGAAAGTCGCTGGAAAGAGGGATGCCAGGTCCCTTCCTGTCCAAACGGAAGCACCGCAGAGGGTCAGTAGCAACTCTCCGGTGATGGGCCGGTTTCAGCCCTCTGCTGACTTCCTGCTCTGCGCCGGGCAGGGACCCGGGAGAGCTGTGGGGGGCCCGGGGGGTGGCCGGGTGTGACCCTGAGCCCTTTCTTGCAGACGAAGAGCTGGTCATCAAGGCTGAAGGCCTCGCCAGAGCTTCCCTGTGCCCCGAGGTGCCTGTCGCCTTCGCTTCTCCACCAGCAGCCGCAGCTAAGGAGCCGTTCCCAGACGTGGCCTTCAAGAGCCCGCAGTCCGCGCCCCTGGCGCCATTTGGACGTCCAGCCGCCGACCTGGCCGAGGCCTCGGAGGGACAAGTGACCTTCACGCAGCTGGGCACCTACCCGCTGCCGCCCCCGGCCGGGGAGCCGGTCTTCTCCTGCCACCACTGCGGCAAGAGCCTCAGCCAGGACCTCCTGCTGACCCACCAGTGCGGCCCTCCGGGCGAGCACGCCGCCCCCTGTGCCCAGTGTCCCAAGCACTTGCCCCCACCGGCCGACGGCggccccccggcccccgcccgcgAGACGCCCCCCACCTGCCCTCACTGCGCCAGGACCTTCACGCATCCGTCCCGACTCACTTACCACCTTCGAGTCCACAACAGCGCCGAgcgccccttcccctgccccgaCTGCCCCAAGCGCTTCGCTGACCAGGCGCGCCTGGCCAGCCACCGGCGAGCGCACGCCAGCGAGCGGCCCTTCCGCTGCGCGCAGTGCGGCCGCAGCTTCAGCCTGAAGATCAGCCTGCTGCTGCACCAACGCGGCCACGCGCAGGAGCGGCCCTTCTCCTGCCCACAGTGCGGCATTGACTTCAACGGCCACTCGGCCCTCATCCGCCACCAGATGATCCACACGGGCGAGCGGCCCTACCCCTGCCCCGACTGCAGCAAGAGCTTCATGCGCAAGGAGCACCTGCTCAACCACCGGCGGCTGCACACGGGCGAGCGGCCCTTCAGCTGCACGCACTGCGGCAAGAGCTTCATCCGCAAGCACCACCTGATGAAGCACCAGCGCATCCACACGGGCGAGCGGCCCTACCCCTGCGCCCAGTGCGGCCGCAGCTTCCGCTACAAGCAGACGCTCAAGGACCACCTGCGCGCGGGCCACGGGGGCAGCTGCGGCGGGGACCGGGACCCCTCTGGACCGCCGCCGGACCCCCCGGGGCCCCTCCTACCCGGGCTGGAAGCCTCGGGCCTGGGCGTCAACCCCGAAGGTCTGGAGGCCAATCAGTGGTATGGGgaaggcagtgggggaggggtttTGTAAAGCTGTCTCCTTTCAGGGTTATCTGTGTGGGCAGGGTAGGGGAAAGAGGAAAGCCCCACCACCCCGCACCTCGTGGTGAGGACTGCTTGGCACGTCGAGGAATGTGGGGTCCTGAACGCTTGATTAGAGCCGAGCTTGAGTTTCGGAACTTCACAAGAGCACCACGTTGCGAAACCCAGGAAGACCTGGAAGAAAGCCCAGCTTCcccatcttttcaaaaaaaatatgACCTAAGCAGAAGTTAGAAGAATGTCTCAGAGAGGTTGGAAAGCAAGGTTCAGCCTCTGGTGATCCATCACAGGTTATGTTGAGAGTGGTTGAGCTCTGTGTAGAGTCAGGTGCATGGAAGAGCCTCCAAGCCCTGGAGCCCATTGTGAGGCAGAGAATGTTTGCCCGAACCTTCCTCACTTCCTTGGTGGTGTGATGGCTGCTGGAAGCCAGTGCCCAAGCCctccccccttctcctgctcccctAGCAGAGCTCCAGTGTCCTGCCCCGCCCGAAAAGATGACTCAAGACTGCCTTCCTAGGTCTCCCAGAGTAATCCttctaatatattttgtttaatattgaGTGAGCAAAAATCTTGACGTTAAAAGCTTCCTAAGGAGAACAATTCTTTCATTAGCTTAATTCGAAGCATCCAGGCTTTTACTGCCATTTAAGCTACTAGAAAGCTTTGCCAAGGTCCTGGTTAAAAACTTGGAGGCAGGATATGCAGCCCCAGCTTTAAAAGCTAGAGATCCCAGGGAAATGACAGAAAAACCTAGAGTTTGTGCCTGAACCATGTTCCTCAGAGCCACTTATATGTCATATTATTCCTTATCGTTTCAAAGCCAGTAAGCTGGCTTTTCCATTCCTGGTGTGTGATATTCTGACAATCATCAACGGAAAAGGCTACAGCACCTTCTAGAAGCATTATAGAGTCCTGGAAAGTGCCCACGGCCTCTCAGCTTTCACTTCCTCAGTAGTGAGATGACAGTTACAGTGCAGGTTTTTTGAGCTGGCATTGCCTGCTCACGACCCGCCCCCGGTGATGGACAGATTGAGGGGCTTCATAGACCCCTGAGAGCTAAGCACCAGATGGGGCGAGGACAGCCTGGCAGCTTCTTGCCGCTGGCTTTGCTTCTGGGGAACTTTGCCACCGTGTGTACCTTTGTGAGGGTCAGTCAGTCACCAGGAAGCGTCTGAGCCTGGTCCCACTCCTAAGCGACTCTGCAGTTGGGCCAATTTCCCTTTACAGATCTCACAGTTTCATCTGCAGTATGAGGCTGgtgaaaggaaaaaagtgaacctttaggattaaaaaatacatatattgtgGTACATTCCTTCTCCTGCCAAAATCCTATCTCTATCTCTGGCTGTTATCCAGGGAAAGCAAAATAAGACAGCAAAATCAAGGCAGAGATGTTCTTGCTGAAACTTGACTGAAATCAGTTTGATTTGTTTTTGACTCTCGGTTGGAGACTGGGATAGAAGACAATAGCGCAGAAGCCCCAAGTCCTGGGCAGAAAAGTTGTTTGTACCTCTGGTGCTCTCCTGTTTCCCCGGAACCTCCCTATCATGACTGGGACAAGGTCTGCGAGTATTTAAGCAAGACACTCTTGACAAATGATAAGGAAAGGACCCGTTTTCCCCCTTGTCACCCAAGCCCACACTTCACCCTGCCTAGTTATGTGTGACCGCACTAGGAAAAAGTGTCAGCCCAGCCAGCTTGGCTCCCGGGAGGGCTCTATCTGAACATGCTGCTCTCTAGGATAATCACATGTATAAAATATCTGCTCTGTGACATTCACAACACCAGGTATCACAGAAGGCCTAAGAAACGTGTGTGAGACCTAGTCCCTTGTCGTAACTTACAGTCTGAAGGCAAGTGTATGGGACATGCTGAGGGAGATGATGAACAGAACTTTGACATACCGGATTGAAGAGTTTTCTAGCTAGAACCTGGATCCAATACCATGGAAACTGGGGGGTCCTGGGGATCTCAGAGCCCGAGTTCCAGCTTCACGGGTAACCACCTCCCAGCCAGGAACCCGAGACTGAGATCCAGCTCTGGTTTGCATCTCCCTAACGAAAAGGAAGAGGAGTCACGGTGCTGGCCCCCTGGGAGGCTCCTTTCTGAAGACGCGGACTTGCATGTTCTCCAGGGGTTGCCGGAGAAGACACCCCTGCCTGCACTAGATGTGGCGCTGGACGAAATGACCTGGAGAATCCTCTTTTACTCGAAGGTTTCCTGAGGACACAGAGCTTATTAATGAAAGAGACCTGGGGATTGAAATGCTGCAGAGAGGCCCCACAGTCCCTGTTGCAAGGAACTCCAGCCAGCCGGGACCCACAGTTTGGCAAGAAGTGAACAGAGTTCACATACCCATGAGGCAAGAGCCATGAAGCTGAGTGAAAGGGAATGGCAGGGTCAAGCCAGAAAGATAGAAGTGGAGGTTATCCAATCATCAACCATCAAACAGACCAGGGGTGCAGCCACTGTACCTTCTTGtctcctttccctcccccagTCTTCTCACCACGTAGAAATCCAGGCCGGGTCTAAATTAGAATTTGTTTGCTTGAGGTGCAAAAGtagataagtaaaaaaaaaaaaaaaaaaaaaagaccactggGAAAGATAAGTCCAACAGAGAGGTTCCAGTGTGTGGAGAAACTTAGCTCATCAGGGGCTTCTGAGACAAACCATACCCTTAACAGTATCTGAGGATTGGTCGTCCCGACTGGACTCAGTAGGAAGGAGGAAAACTGAGAAACGTGCACTCCATCAGTCTGCCCTCTGGCTGGGAAGTGTGTACTGTCACACACCAACAGGCACCATCTCTGCGGAGTGGATCCAGCTGTTGACTGTAACCAGATTCATGCTTTGCTTCCTTACTAGATTTTTCGTTATCACCGTAAGATGAACCTCTGGTTCTGCTGCTGATGTGAACTTAAATGGAGTTTACTGtctggaaagtgaaagaagatgaCTCTGATCTTTCATGCTGGGTGTTTGTTACTAGAATGCCCTAGCCGGGCTCTGGCTGCTTGATATAACTTCCTAGCAGTGCTTTACAGAACTTCTCTCGCCATTAATAATAGCCTGCAGACACTTCCCATTGGGGGGACTCCGCTGGGCTTCTTTCTGgagcatttttaaatatttgggtaTCCATGGCTATCTCAGCCAGAACCAGACTCTAGAGCTTACCTGGGagtaataaatgtttactgtctCAGTCTTAGAAAGTCTGGTTGATAAGAGAGAACCCGAGTCCCTTTATTTGTTCACTCCAAATGGGATAGAGAACCCACATTTCCGCTCACatgtcctctggaggaggagcagAACACActgtctccccgcccccccccccccatcccacaCTGTAGCTTCTTAAACAATGAAAAGCACCCTCCTCAGCTGCCTAAGGACCACTGAGAAGCGGGGAGAAGTCAGACTCTCCCAGAATGTTCTCACAGGCCAGGAACTCTGTTACCCTCAGCGCCATGGTCTCTGCTCTTGGTGGAAACCTTTGACCCTGCTCTCTTCATCCTACAAAGGAAGCAGTCTTCTCACGGGGTTTTACACAGAGGACATTCTTTGACTTGGGGAGTGTCAGATTCTTACAAGCGGAAGATCCTCCAGTTGGGGCACATGGGTGGGAGATGGGGGCAGGGAGTACTCAGGCCCCACAAGGACACGTCTCGTAGGTTAGTGCAGCTTAGTGGTGTAGGGCATGGGTTCGGCCCAGACCTAGCCGAGTCCTGACGTGGTAAGAAGTGACATAACTATTTAATCATCATGAGTCTAGTTTTCGTATCTGTAGCATAGAATGATGCTAGGTCTTGGACGTGTCAGGGTTTGGGGGGAACCTGTGAAAGTActtggcacagagcctggcacgcAGAGGTGTCAGATTGGCAGCGGTCAGGAAAGGTGCAGGCCAACCAGAGGGGGGACTGATGGCACACTGCAGAAGCGCATGACCACCTGATGACTTAGCTCCTGCCTCCCATCTGTTGCTTCCATTTAGACTGTTCTTTTGCTCTTACCTTTTCTGTATCTCCTGGCTCCCTTAAGTTTGTGTGTGCTGTGACTCCAGCTGGTTCAGATTCTAAGATGTGGACTGTGGCCCTTCTCCTcttgtaatgtgtgtgtgtgtgtgctcagctgcgtccgactctttgcaactccacggactgtagcccaccaggcccctctgtccgtggggttttccaggcaagaatactggagtgggttaccatttcctactccaggtgctcttctcaaccccagaatcaaaccctcatctcttgcatcccctgcacggcagggggattctttaccactgccccgggggcttcccttcctcttcctaGACCAGGCCACTGAGGTCTCCAGCCCGCCCTTGGACTGGCTGCCCTTGGGTCAGTTCTCATCTTGGCTCAGTCAGCCATGTCGGGAGGGAGGGTCCTAGGTCCCTCCACGGGATCTGGG
Proteins encoded:
- the ZNF398 gene encoding zinc finger protein 398 isoform X2, which translates into the protein MAEAAPAPALPLPAAPAANEAHLQTAAISLWTVVAAVQAIERKVEVHSRRLLHLEGRTGTAEKKLASCEKTVADLGNQLEGKWAVLGTLLQEYGLLQRRLENLENLLRNRNFWILRLPPGIKGDIPKVPVTFDDISIYFSTPEWEKLEEWQKELYKNIMKGNYESLISMDYAMNQPDVLSQIQPEGDRNTEDQAGQEESGIPTDPSEEPGISTSDILSWIKQEEETQVGAPQEPKESDMCKGNYADEELVIKAEGLARASLCPEVPVAFASPPAAAAKEPFPDVAFKSPQSAPLAPFGRPAADLAEASEGQVTFTQLGTYPLPPPAGEPVFSCHHCGKSLSQDLLLTHQCGPPGEHAAPCAQCPKHLPPPADGGPPAPARETPPTCPHCARTFTHPSRLTYHLRVHNSAERPFPCPDCPKRFADQARLASHRRAHASERPFRCAQCGRSFSLKISLLLHQRGHAQERPFSCPQCGIDFNGHSALIRHQMIHTGERPYPCPDCSKSFMRKEHLLNHRRLHTGERPFSCTHCGKSFIRKHHLMKHQRIHTGERPYPCAQCGRSFRYKQTLKDHLRAGHGGSCGGDRDPSGPPPDPPGPLLPGLEASGLGVNPEGLEANQWYGEGSGGGVL
- the ZNF398 gene encoding zinc finger protein 398 isoform X1 — protein: MAEAAPAPTSEWDSECLTSLQALPLPAAPAANEAHLQTAAISLWTVVAAVQAIERKVEVHSRRLLHLEGRTGTAEKKLASCEKTVADLGNQLEGKWAVLGTLLQEYGLLQRRLENLENLLRNRNFWILRLPPGIKGDIPKVPVTFDDISIYFSTPEWEKLEEWQKELYKNIMKGNYESLISMDYAMNQPDVLSQIQPEGDRNTEDQAGQEESGIPTDPSEEPGISTSDILSWIKQEEETQVGAPQEPKESDMCKGNYADEELVIKAEGLARASLCPEVPVAFASPPAAAAKEPFPDVAFKSPQSAPLAPFGRPAADLAEASEGQVTFTQLGTYPLPPPAGEPVFSCHHCGKSLSQDLLLTHQCGPPGEHAAPCAQCPKHLPPPADGGPPAPARETPPTCPHCARTFTHPSRLTYHLRVHNSAERPFPCPDCPKRFADQARLASHRRAHASERPFRCAQCGRSFSLKISLLLHQRGHAQERPFSCPQCGIDFNGHSALIRHQMIHTGERPYPCPDCSKSFMRKEHLLNHRRLHTGERPFSCTHCGKSFIRKHHLMKHQRIHTGERPYPCAQCGRSFRYKQTLKDHLRAGHGGSCGGDRDPSGPPPDPPGPLLPGLEASGLGVNPEGLEANQWYGEGSGGGVL